Part of the Gadus chalcogrammus isolate NIFS_2021 chromosome 22, NIFS_Gcha_1.0, whole genome shotgun sequence genome is shown below.
tacaacacttgcgttacagtcctggagctctatatctaaataatatcatataatacataggcctagatatctatatcaaataatacatattatcacggccaaaagctgtgtgcacgtccagacgatatcatgaatcacaaaggacttcgtcgggttctccgacgtctctggttcttccacttccacatcaatctgtagtagacagaaccgcgcgctgcctgctgcctgctgccggcacGAGGCAGcaggtggtgcctcgcggcaaccggcggcaggcagcatgtcgcagttcatgtacttcgatgtcgttctgccattgcattcaaaattctgtaactagcctgttactacgaactaagcaactaccgtacacgtattagcatttagcactagctcaatcacgactccttcagaattcttgtgggtggttacgaaccaaccaattgggcagggccatgaataataatttgacaacgctacgtcacagtgtcaccttatccagatcggctcatttcttctgcctttttcctttcattgcctgttgccttcagcagacaaactgcatagatttcaaacttaccacagctcacaaacttattcagacctatgttatttaacaaacaataggaaaaatgtgattttaatggcatgggctctttaagtaATGTCCCTCCTCAAACTCCCATTCAGTAATTTACAATATCTTACTAAAACATTGTGGTACATCAAACTACCACTCCCATTCACTAAGTTCCAAAATTAAAGAACAACTCCCATGCAGTTAATAATTACCACATAAACTACATTTCCCATTCGGCTAATCACCACATTATACAACCAGAGGAAGGCCTGTCTGGTAATCGCTCCCCTAACAAGCGTTGTTTCATATGTTTATCTCTGCCGATAGTAACAATTGTGAACAGGATGCCGTTATCATCTCCATTATCAACGGCTGCACCTCTGTGTTCTCTGCGACGGTCATCTACTCCATCATTGGCTTCAGAGCCACAGAGAAGTTTGACGACTGTATGGACCGGTGAGTTGAAAACACACTGCGTTCAGACATGGAGCAAAATATTTGATGATGTCCACCAGCTTAGGAATTGTTGTAAATGTAGTACATTTATTTAGTGTTGTTTTTAAAATTTTACATTCATATTTTAGAATGTGTGGTTTTGCAGGCTATTGGAAGGTCTTCCCCTGCATGATATTTATCCCCCAATCATAtcatatttgttttgtgtgttttatttgtttctatTTGTTATTATGTCTAATTATTATTGTCAATGCAATTTCCCCCGGTGATCAATACCATTACTACCGATCTGACCAGCATGGCCTGTTCTGTATTTTAGCAACATCTTGGAGCTGACAAATGCCTTCAATTACCCTGAGAACTCTATCACTGACACCAACTACAAAGAAGTGCTGGACCACTTAAACATCACCAATCCCAGCATCATTCAAGGCCTGCCTCTTCAAATCTGTGACTTGCAAAGATTACTTAGCGAGGTCAGTAAAATACAATACAGAACAAACATTCAACGTCAATATAGTTAGGAGAAGGGCAGgattctattttatttatattcttacatctgtatgaaaaaaaaaacgttcttttttttcctgtttCAATGTGATTGAAGCTAGGGTAGGTCATTTTGGAAAAACAGCCAGAGTAagcttgattttaaaagtaacgAACCCTAAAAcatcccatccctcccttcaGGCATCACTCCAAAGCCACTCCCTCTAAACCcttgactagctcgctagctttagcctAGCAGTGTGGAAGACTAATGTAATGTGCAATGAGTGAACGGACAGAATGCGCGCATGTAGCCAGGTAAATTGCCTACCCAAGCTTTAAAATAAGTTGCAGTGTTGCATAACGATTGAAATGTGCTGCAATTGAAGTTAATATCTTTCATGACAAAGACAAAAGATTATATTATCCTTCTCTAGTCTACTATTGATTGGGTTGACCTTGGGTTGGCCTTGGAATCCAATTAAAGCATTTATAAACAATCTAGGTCACACTAATCAACAATGATCACCACACAGTAGCAAAGGATAGCCTGAACTAACAGACATGATGGTAAATGACTTGGTGCGGATGGTGCTGTGTTCACTCTCCAGGGGGTCGAAGGAACCGGATTGGCCTTCATCGTGTTCACCGAGGCCATCATAAAGATGCCCGTTTCCCCCCTGTGGGCGGTGCTCTTCTTCGTCATGCTCTTTTGCCTGGGGCTCTCCACCATGTTTGGAAACATCGAAGGGGTCGTGGTGCCACTGCAGGACATGAACATCCTGCCCAAGAAATGGCCCAAAGAAGTTTTAACAGGTGTTACTCATGTCTAGGGAGGACACTAGCTGTCGGTTACGAGCAATTAACTCTCGATGACAGAGAACTCTAGAAACCTTTTTCGAAAAAGGAAAAGTGTTGACTTCCCATCATGTTATGTTGTTGTTgccatttgtttttttcctcttaGGTATAACGTGTTTTGTGTCCTTTGGAATTGGACTCATATTTGCAATGCGCTCTGGGAACTACTGGCTGGCTCTTTTCGACAGTTTTGCGGGATCCATCCCCCTCCTGGTCATTGCCTTCTGCGAGATGTTTTCCGTCATGTATATCTATGGTATAGACAGGTAGGAGTCAAATATCCAGCTGTGttgtaaaaaaacattaatgatatttgttttgtgttttacaaGCTAAAGGCTGCATGTGTCATAAAGCTGTCTCCAACAAGCAAGGTGTGCCACATTGATCTgatatctcttcctctctcctcctccaccgcccctCTACCCTCAGGTTTAACGACGACATGGAGTTTATGATCGGCCACAAGCCCAACCTGTTCTGGCAGATCACGTGGCGCTATGTCAGCCCACTGATCATGGCCTTCATCTTTGTCTTTTACTTAGTGACGCAAGTGACCAAAAACCTCACCTACCTGGTGTGGGACGAAGCTGCGGTCAGTATTCTCTAATACCtgaatttctctttttttgaggTTAGCTTATTTATGGGACTTTATTGAGGTATACAATGATGCATAGCTAAAGTTATCTTGCCTTCACTTAGGATGATGTTTTCATACCCCTGTGGCATATAGATTTTTCTACTTCCTGACTTTCATTTGTATCCACAGCCGGACTTCCCGACACTGGCTGCACGTCAGTATCCTGACTGGATATATAGCATAATCTTCATCTTGGCTGGAATACCCTGTTTAGTTATCCCAGTGTTCGCCATCTGCAAACTCATTAGGAACAAGTGCTGCAAGGGGAAGGATCAGGACTCAGTTCCAACAATATCGGGCAAAATGCAAATGAGTGAGAAATGAGGACAATTTAGAATCCAAACTATTCCTTGGGATTCTTTTATGCATGGATCGATAGGCCATGGactgttttttattattgttcatcttttttgtatatattattatttaatatgtcAATCGAAAGAAAACATGAATGACTATCATTAGATATTATTTTCCTATGGTAATCCAATGTTAAAcgttttaaatgttaaatccTATTTAATATTCACCAAACAGCATTCAGCGGTCGTCATGTATATGTGCTATAAGAAGCTTATGACAAAGTCAGTATTGTAACATAACAAATTGAAATTATTACCAATATTTGTAATGCAATTTTTCTGTATCTTTCAGAATATCCCGAAATAAAAGCACACATATATTGTTAActctttcaaaataaatgaaatctgTCTATTTTGTTGTATGCAATTTTTTGCATTGTTACATTAATAATTAGTCTAATCataaaatacaaattattctggAATGAGTACGATGAATTGTGACAGCTTGTAGCCAATGGGAGTTAACTTAAATCTCGCTTGAAGAAagcttaaaatataaaaccttaGCCAATAAAAAACGTGGCTTGTCTGCAGCTGCAACGCTAGCTTCTGGAAGCTTCCtggtaaaaaacaaaataagacCAAGAAATAAAACAACAGGTACATTTCAAAGGTTGTGGTCCTGATGGATCATTGAGATGCTCTGTGGTCAATGGTCGACTGTTCACTATAGCCATTACTTCATATTGGAAGGTTCTCAGTGAGAAACTGTCTAGTCTTCTTGCAGGCTGGTCTAGGATGGATGCAAGGACACTTCGGACCGTTCTTACCTGCCTCTCCCAGACACCACCCATGTGACTGGAAGCAGGTGGGTTCATGACAAAGCTAAATCGCAGTTCTTTCACATGTTCTTGCTCGATTTCTTTCAAAAGTTCCTTGAATTCATTCCGTGCACCCACGAAATTTGTGCCTTGGTTACTTTGAAGCTGACTTACATTGCCTCTTAAAGCAATAAAGCAACGCAGCGTGTTGAGGAAGGCATCAGAGGTAAGGTCATCCACAGTGTTCGGAACGTTACTtttaaaaagtaattagttatagttactcactacttgttccaaaaagtaactgattTAGTAACCGAATTACTCTATAATTAAAGttactagttaccagggaaagtaactatttacgttactttaaaaaaagaaagttgctaTATGTCAAAGAATTTGTGGGGCccctctgttctccctctataccagatctcttggcttttcctatcactgctacgctgatgacactttctctctttcccctcatctgacaaagccctgattgcaacacgcatatctgaatgTCTGGCAGATGTCAGCacttggacaactgcccatcacctgaggcttaacctcaacaagactgagctcctcctaatgccagggaaagattgcccacacgTGGACTTACTAGTCActgttgagaacatcactgtatctccttctccaactgccagaaacctcggtgtggtactggacaatcagttatgctgcaccgcaaacatcacagcggtggcccgatcctgcagatttgtaCTTTACAACATCAGCaggatccggcccttcctcacaagggaagcagctcagcttctagtccaatcactggtcatc
Proteins encoded:
- the LOC130375745 gene encoding sodium-dependent neutral amino acid transporter B(0)AT1-like is translated as MGFKWPKMKLPNPGLDDRIPSHQELERMEKEEVADRPKWDNKAQYLLTCVGFCVGLGNVWRFPYLCQSHGGGAFMIPFLILLVLEGIPLLHLEMAIGQRMRMGSVGVWRSINPYLTGIGVASGLTSFLVGMYYNTIMAWIMWYLFNSFQDPLPWSQCPLTANGTSVVSECARSSTVDYFWYRETLNTSTAIDEFGGVQWWMVLSLVAAWTLLYVCCIRGIETSGKAVYITSTLPYVVLTIFLIRGLTLKGSVDGIKFLFTPDVNELMNPTTWLDAGAQVFYSFSLAFGGLISFSSYNSVHNNCEQDAVIISIINGCTSVFSATVIYSIIGFRATEKFDDCMDRNILELTNAFNYPENSITDTNYKEVLDHLNITNPSIIQGLPLQICDLQRLLSEGVEGTGLAFIVFTEAIIKMPVSPLWAVLFFVMLFCLGLSTMFGNIEGVVVPLQDMNILPKKWPKEVLTGITCFVSFGIGLIFAMRSGNYWLALFDSFAGSIPLLVIAFCEMFSVMYIYGIDRFNDDMEFMIGHKPNLFWQITWRYVSPLIMAFIFVFYLVTQVTKNLTYLVWDEAAPDFPTLAARQYPDWIYSIIFILAGIPCLVIPVFAICKLIRNKCCKGKDQDSVPTISGKMQMSEK